Genomic window (Zingiber officinale cultivar Zhangliang chromosome 2B, Zo_v1.1, whole genome shotgun sequence):
ccaaagttgtatctatTGAAATTATCTATAATATGATAATTCGATCGAGCACCGACTCCAACCGAGACGAAaattatggtggttcaaagtttggtctgcagtctgagCAGAGGTCCTAAGGAAGCCACGATTAGGAGGCACGGTCATGCCTTTTAGCATGGATAGACTCTAATTTCTCACTATTGaacctgaagaaaagttgtagattttGAAGTTAGCTACGTTTCAATATAAAGAACATCCCATAACTCCAACCGAGTGTAAAGTTGTGGCTATTTTATGATTGGTCTATAATTTGCCCAGAATTCAGCATGACTCTGTTTTGGCGTGACCATACCTCAGCTTCTTcaccacatggccatgtggaatccacacaacCGTGGTCTTCCTTTTCTCTGGATAaaagacatggccgtgtgaaatcACACAGTCAGGGTCTTCCTCAGCTCTGGaaggatggcacgaccgtgtgttgccTGGCCACGAGAGAAGGGACACGACCATGTGGTTTCACATAACCTGTGCTTGATTTTCCTCTGGTGTGGAGCACgatcgtgtggtttcacacgactTGAGCTTGATTTTCACAAGTTGCTCCAATGTACGTCTTTTGATCCGTTTTTGCTCTAAATATCATCCtgacaataagaaaaaaaatacaaagagcagatctccgacaaAGAAATAAAATATGATAATATAACGAAATAAGGTGCAATAAACATGAATTATCTcgtgaaatataagtagatatgTGTTAAAACAtgaataaaagtatatataatttaAGCACATTAACAAACAAGATTAACGACATCAGAGGAACAAGGTTAACCCATCGCTAAAATCAGActcaattttaatttcaaaatccatgtataataattattttctcaTTTATAACTAATTCATTCTTTCAAATTATTGCAGGAAGAATATTATTTAAAATCTGAAGTCAAAAAGAGatcaatatatataatataatacatgaatacgtataaattatataaaataaatatttattgtcAAATAATTAAGCAACATTATTCTATACTagtatgatttattttttaaaaaacttaatccgACAATAAAGTAGAAATTAAGTTATTAATCATACTTTAAGTTATGTAGTGATAATATCTTATATCACTCGAAGAATCGATAAGATAATAGATGATATACAGAGATGGATAGATGTCGTTGTGATTTTTCCCTAAGAATCAATGAGATACAGATGGATTGATACAACTATGTCGATATGTAGAAGAGCCAAAATAGATTGATTGATATGTTGTGatataaaaaggataagaaagAGAAAGTCATAGCAAAAATTAGAGAGGGAGGGGAGGAGAAAACACCGAAGAACCGATGAGGATTGAGACAGCGAGAAAAAGTAATGTAGATAGTAGAAATTAGGTTATGTGTCATGATTTGAGAAGAATAAAAAGTTGAAATTactaataagttttgaaattatttttggtagaaaagaaaaaaagaaattaacataatttaattttagatttcacTAAATCAATTAAGAGTTGATTATTAAAGGGtccaaattcttaattaaatttaattatattattattaaaaaaatatcattaaaaaaaatgaaaatgatgcCTCATCTCACACAAATACTCTTCTCCAAATATTGTtataataattttagtaaaaaaaatactcCCATTGCAATAATTTTGATTGACACGACTCTAACATAGATTAACTGTTTTAAGTAAAACTAATGGAACCAGAATAATTAGAGCACCTTTGagtataaaaattatttcaatagtatttgatcaattttaattaagttgaattatttttattaaattaaaataattttaatcaaatattaaattaattttaattaaaaatatataataataaaattaaaatattttcaagatatgACATAGATATGAGATTGCCTTTCGGATATTGGATGGAATACGGAGAGTTATCTCCGCCATCATCGAACGGACGGAGAGTTGAATAAGGATGATGATCTGTTGAGATGTGAAGTTGGGTTTCCATTTACAACAATACTTGGAGCGGATCCTCATCCGGTACAATAGCAATCAACTAGGTAACTCCGCTTGCCCCTTCGGTCCATCGCCCGTCTTCTTGACTTCCTGCTGCTGCCTTTACCTTGTGGCGGTCGAGCTTCTCCGCTCTCGTTTCCAGACGATCGGAAGCCAACCAGAGAGGGAAGATGAACGACGCCGATGTCTCCAAGCAGATAGAGCAGATGGTGCGGTTTATCCTCCAGGAGGCGGAGGAGAAGGCCAACGAGATCTCCATCTCCGCTGAAGAGGTTTGACTTTCCGGATCTCTCCCTCTTGTTTTGCTTTCGTCTTATTAGGTCTTCGTTTGCTGTCTGTCGCTCATAATTGGACAAAGTGAACTAGTCATGGTTTTGTTGATCTGTGATCCAACTGTATGATAAATAACAATAATGTTGTACTGTTTATTCTCGATAGTATTAATTGGATTTTCGCcctattttcattttcttcatATTACAAGTGGCTATGTCTTATATTGTTTATTAGAGGTCAATAAATGGTAGGTAAAAGGAAGCATGGGAGTGATTGATGTTAATGAACATAAATAAGGGATTCAATTTAAAGTTTAGACCCTTAACAAACACAGTGAGACATGTTCAATCAGTATCAATGGAGTTATGGAGATGAATCATCCTTGGAGATTCAACAAGTTATAGTGGAACTCAGCTGAATGTGAGTAATTCAATAAACTAACTCACTACTAATATGAGCTGATTGCATACCAAATATGTTGATGGATTACCTATCAATTTTCTCTCAATAAAAGGAAATGTTCATGGAATGCTCTTGCAgttgaaaaaaaagaagaagaaatcattAGAGGGGAACTAAAAGAGGTAAAAGAAGCATTAactcttcaaaaatatttattcagACTTAGCTGCATGTTAATTTAATGTAAATTGAGTAATAGAAAGATAATTGATACTCAAGATGAACATGCATCTGGTATGATGAGAATATTTTCTTGAGATACTACCTCATCTTTTTCCCTACTGGACCGGTCTTTTTCCCTGCCAAACACAGTGGTCGCCATAGCATCATTTCTCCTAGAATTATATGTATAAATTAAGAAGCATTTTTCATTGCATGACATGCAATTTTGATTTCTCACTCTAGTAAGCCTTTTGCTTTGGTCTTTGTTTAACTGTGTGCTCCTCAATTTACTTTCTAGGAATTTAACATTGAGAAATTACAACTTGTTGAAGCTGAAAAGAAGAAGATCAGACAAGAATATGAACGTAAAGAGAAGCAAGTTGAAATTCGGAAGAAAATGTAAAATGCTTGTCCATTTATTTTCTGCTGCTTTTTTGTTTTGTTAATTTGCTAACCAATGATCTCGTCACTTATTATTTGTGGTACATTGTACTAGTTTTCCAGCAAACATTTGGTTCATTGATGTTAAGTGGTCACTTCATTTTGTgaactatttcaaaattaatgTTTACATATGACGTAGCCAACTTCATTAATTTTGTGGTCATTAAGTATAGTTCATCCAGACAACTAAGCTTAGAAACAATCTATGAACTATTGTTGGTTGACGCCATAGGCACTAACATGACTCTTCTATGAAGAACATACTAATATTGAAAAAAGGTAATAAATAGCACAATTACTTCATTTGCATTCGAAGGCAATCACAACAATATCACAATACTTTGATACCTTGATTAGATAGTAACCTCATTAACTATATACTTGACTCATCATCCTGACATCGTGACATCCTGATTTCTAATTCTTAACGGCTTTAATTTTCATATACCATAAAATTCAAACTTGTACACAAATATTTTTCACTATAGCATTTATTTATTTCATTGAAAATTGTATACGAAGAAATTGCTTCTCTATGTCATGTTTTTGTTTGACAGAGAATATACTGACCAGCTAAAAGCATAGAAGCTAGATGCGTGAGTCATGCTTTGTCCAAAATAAAAAAGGACAAtgattgaaaatataaataaCTGAAATTATGTAAATTCATATATATTTGGATTAGAGAACCAAGAAATATATAATATGGAATATAAGTATATAAATTTCATCAGCTAATTTATGGAAATGCTATATATGTATATAGCCTTTTTAGATTTTCACAAAGGAATGAGATTGGGCTAATGCTCGTCTATCATTAGTTTACCAGTATATTTATGTTAGCAGCCAAATTCAGTGTAATACTTTTCATCTCAGCTTGGTGTTTATGTGAAAGTATTTTCTAGGAGCAATTTCTTTTGATATGTGTTATGTTATATGAACGCCTACCAtgaccggtcccaagcccggatgaGAAAGGGTGAGAGTTATGTTAGGTTGATATGTAAGAGTTCTTACAGCATAGGTTgaataagaacaaatattataggaaaactagtgatctaagatttggaacatggaacacaAGAATGCTCATCGGCAAAACAATGaaggtagtagatacgatgattaggagaagaattaatattttatgtataCAAGAGACTAAATGAGTAGGAGAGAAGACAAAAATAATAGAGAACTCAGGTTTCAAGTTATGATAGATAGGCATGAGTAAATCAAGAAATGGAGtaagtattattgtagatagttcgttaaaggatgaagatgaagttgtaggagtagttagaaagggTATAGGATTATTGCTcgtagtggcgaaagaaactattaacttaattaatatatatgcacctcaagtaggattagataaagAAATCAAATCTAGGTTTTGGAATGATCTAGATGAGCTATTACAAAACATTCCgctaaatgaaatgattttaatatgagatctaaatgagcatgtgagagtgaaaaatgaggaatatgatagGGTGCATTAGGGTTATAggtttggaacaagaaatgaaaaaggaaaatttGTATTGGATATTgcaatagcatatgaccttatactaTCAAATACATTTTTTAAGGAAAGGAAAGAACACTTGGTCACacttaaagtgaaaataataaatcacaaattgactttcttatggttaggaagaaatatagaaagatttataaaaatTGAAAGGTCATTTGGtgaaaacttaactacccaacacAGATTAGTACGGTTGGATATATGCCTTAAACATAGCATCAATTGAAgcaaaatatatacgactcctagaattaaATGATGGTAGAAGCTAAAGGATgagaattaaaatatatttaaggagaggataggagtacaagtattaggaGAAATATACGGCGACTCGAATACGACGTaaaataagatgatatcaaagttggaAATAGTAATGTAGTGAAAAAACTTATAATAaagtctcaagagaaattatatgaaaatttcTAGAAAAGAGTAGTGTTAGCGTAATATATGTTCAACTAATTAAGTGAAGACTTTAGGCGGATTAACCGAAGCATTTCCTATAATATAGGATTACATCATGGATCAACTCTAAGtttctatctttttatactaatcatGTACGAACTCACTGACGCATCTAAGACAtggtaccgtggtgcatgttatttgtagatgatattattttgctaGATGAGACAAGTGgatgagtaaatgctaaacttaaatttcgaCAGGAAACATCGAAAGTGAAAGGTTTCAGACTTAAcaaaataaagacagaatatatgaaatttaagtttagcaatattatacgtaatgagacaattgttaagataagagatgacAAGTTGTTTAGaactgagagttttaagtatttaggtTCTTTTTTACAAAAGGATAGAGGGATTGAaagatgtcttatatagaatataaACAGGATGAATGAAATGGAGAAGAGCGTCGGGTGTTCTATGTGATTGTAAAGTACTCCTATAACTTAAAGAGAAGTTTTACAAAAAGACAGTTAGACTTACTAAGCTGAATATTGGGCTATGAATTGAGCACaggagcaaaagatgagagttacagagatgaggatgttaaggcgGATGTGTGGATATACGAGGATGAACAAGATAAGAAATGAGagaattagagagaaagtcaaatTGCATCTATCAAGAGAAAacttcgagagacacgtttaagatagtaTAGATCtgtttagacgaccaataaatgagAGTTAGGTGATCTGAAACTATAACAAATGCATGACAAACAAGGAAGTGGAAGACTAAAAAAACTTgattaacaacaataaaacaagataaatttatttaaatatagatgataatataataggGGATAGAGCTTAATGACGTAGAAGGATTCATATAGTCGACTTTacttagtgggataaggcttggtggttgttgttatatGAATAAGGACAAATaattgaaaaactttataatatTTATAAAGTACTCAAAAGGTTTATAGATAGTGAAGTTGAAGTTTGTTTTGCTCCATAATAATCCTTTTTTCCTTTTACATATCGTGGAGAGAAGTTTATTCTTTAGATTTTGATAAGTTATCATCTAATAATGGATATTCAGTTATTTGTGTGGTGATCAATGATAACATGAGTCTCCTCTATTACTATTTGCAGTGAATATTCAATGCAACTTAATGCTTCTCGTATCAAAGTTCTTCAATCTCAAGATGATTTAGTCAGCTCCATGAAAGAGGCTGCTGCAAAGGAGCTCCTGGGTGTCAGCCATCATCACATATCGAATGTTATCCATCATGATCATTCATATAAACACCTATTGAAGGATCTCATTGTTCAGGTTTGACTCTTGTTCATCTTGTCTTGCATTACTACTTACCGACAGTAACGGTTAACAGGTCATATTTATAACTCAGGTTTAGCTTATTTTGATATAATCTTTGAACTTGTGAGATTAGCATTATGATGGCGTGATCTTTCCTATTTATAGCTAGCCATAGATGTTAGTTATTTCACCATTATTTTTCACCTTGATCTAACTAAAGACTACTAAGAGTCTCTGCTAATTGTCCAAGCAATATGCTTTATTCTCTTTATGTGTGCTAATTTTAAAGGACTGGTTCttcatttcatttattttttccattccaaatttgtTGGCTTTGAAATTGGAATTCTTTTGTCCTTGTAGAGCTTGCTCAGATTGAAAGAACCAGCTGTTTTGTTGCGTTGTCGGAAAGAAGATCATCATCTTGTGGAGTCAGTTTTGGAGTCAGCAAAAGAAGAATATGCATCTAAAGAAAGTGTTCACCCACCAAATATTGTTGTAGATGCCAATGTCTACTTACCACCTGCCCCTAGTCACCATAACGCTCATGGTCTCCATTGGTAATGCACTTTCAGAACATAGTCATAAATATCCATTTTTACATCCATGGGGATTAGGAGTTGAATATGTTTATCATAATTAAGTGCTTTACCCCAACTTGTTTAATAATCACATATACAATATTTGTTCAATGGAAAGGAAAGACATTATTGTATTGTTTGTTGCAAAGAGGACTATTTTGTCGGACGACCATAAACCATAATCTTAAACATCTAATGTGGGGGTCTAAATCCAAACACATAACTAATGACTTCAACAAATTTCCCTAACTAGAGCATAAATACCATGTCCAACTTAATACATAAACAAAAAAGGGATCTCAGCAAGGATTAAGACATCACCAAGGTTTAATATCTCGTGCGATGCTAAAGTTTGTCTCCAATAATACTGATATTATTTTGATGTTATGTCGTGTCATGTCATGCCGTGCTTGAGTTTTAGTCTCTAATCAAAATGATACAATTGTAATACCAAAACATGATGGGTGTCGGCacaatacaataatcatcaatacacAATTAATATATGCAACAGAAAAGAGATTCCTTGTACTGATTAGTATTAGGTTTTAGTAATTTCATAGTGGTACATTTTGATTGTGTCACTCGACACAGCATACATGAAGATACAATCTAGAAGTTTGTTGAACGAACAATGCTAGAACAGGCATTGCAGTAGATTAACACATTAACGAGTGAGGATAAGGAGAGATTCTTAGAGACAGTCTCCTAAGTGGGATTTTTGCTTGTCTGACAAGATAGTGTGGACTGATGAAAGTGGAGGCAATAGGCAAGGGCCCTAGGATTGGTTGAGAGGAATAGAGGATAACATCTCAAGGGACACAGTGATCACAGGCAAAAGATGACAATCCTGAATGAAAGATAGACAACATAAACATTAGTTTTTCAATGACAAATGGAAAGGGAAGAAGATTGTTGTTCATTGT
Coding sequences:
- the LOC122045253 gene encoding V-type proton ATPase subunit E-like; its protein translation is MNDADVSKQIEQMVRFILQEAEEKANEISISAEEEFNIEKLQLVEAEKKKIRQEYERKEKQVEIRKKIEYSMQLNASRIKVLQSQDDLVSSMKEAAAKELLGVSHHHISNVIHHDHSYKHLLKDLIVQSLLRLKEPAVLLRCRKEDHHLVESVLESAKEEYASKESVHPPNIVVDANVYLPPAPSHHNAHGLHCSGGVALASIDGKIVCENTLDARLEVAFRKKLPEIRKCLYGQAAA